One genomic segment of Salmo trutta unplaced genomic scaffold, fSalTru1.1, whole genome shotgun sequence includes these proteins:
- the LOC115188689 gene encoding immunoglobulin-like domain-containing receptor 1 isoform X1, whose product MMYSLPSEVQSVQVNVPQTERSTALFASVILKCDYTTSANQQDVQVTWRYKSFCKDPILEYYSQAYQNALQLGQDPANDCPDRQRTVRIIVQKRGTNEAILGTEYRERKISVQNKADLVINEIMWWDNGVYYCSVEATGDTSGGLDGVISLMVYNWLTVLFMVIGALLLILLFCICCCQCCPQRCCCYVRCPCCPQTCCCPEKAVMQHRMMKDAQRAMGPWMGGQPMYSPMSHSSSQMNPLLYAGSQSGKSIAMAPMPLPPPPSGYNMPPSVHAASVYGNQHPGNKQMLDYLESQVRGMDGTSPMMQPQPHHQQLQMIPPPPQYMMQPQHVPFSAGPPSMLSGLDDGAVEYRGVIQMPPIIEQPGRGGRRGGQPPLAPKTRPPSSRESSRSESRFTNHRDDRSEAGGRHYPSPPRSHGMPRSYSEDFLDGESRGARGRTGSRDNLSDRVPRSRSRDDLFEEQRRAPPPSNYSRSRRGSFSSDEDENSRRGEGRGHRRGGGMYSDTPSSYSEYEPGQKPPRRNECYSVKTLL is encoded by the exons atgatgTATTCTCTCCCATCAGAGGTGCAGAGTGTCCAGGTGAATGTTCCTCAGACAGAGAGGAGTACAGCTCTGTTTGCCTCCGTCATCCTGAAGTGTGACTACACCACCTCCGCTAACCAGCAGGATGTCCAGGTCACCTGGCGATACAAGTCCTTCTGCAAGGACCCCATCCTGGAGTATTACTCCCAAG CGTACCAGAATGCTCTGCAGCTGGGTCAGGACCCGGCCAATGACTGCCCAGACCGCCAGCGCACGGTGAGGATCATCGTCCAGAAGAGAGGCACCAACGAGGCCATACTGGGCACAGAGTACCGGGAACGCAAGATCTCCGTCCAGAACA AGGCTGACCTGGTGATCAATGAGATCATGTGGTGGGACAACGGAGTTTACTACTGTTCTGTGGAAGCCACAGGAGACACCAGCGGCGGCTTGGATGGCGTGATCAGCCTCATGGTCTACA ACTGGCTGACGGTGCTGTTCATGGTGATTGGAGCTCTGCTCCTCATCCTGctcttctgtatctgctgctgCCAGTGTTGTCCTCAGAGGTGCTGCTGCTACGTCCGCTGTCCCTGCTGCCCACAGACCTGCTGCTGTCCTGAGAAAG cggtGATGCAGCACAGGATGATGAAGGATGCCCAGAGGGCCATGGGTCCATGGATGGGAGGTCAGCCTATGTACAGCCCCATGAGCCACAGCTCCTCACAGATGAACCCTCTGCTGTATGCAG GCTCCCAATCAGGGAAGAGCATCGCCATGGCCCCcatgcccctcccccctcccccgtcCGGCTACAACATGCCCCCCAGTGTCCATGCTGCCAGCGTCTATGGCAACCAACATCCCGGCAACAAGCAGATGCTGGACTACCTGGAGAGCCAGGTGAGGGGCATGGATGGGACCAGCCCC ATGATGCAGCCCCAGCCCCACCACCAGCAGCTCCAGATGATACCCCCTCCCCCTCAGTACATGATGCAGCCCCAGCACGTCCCCTTCTCAGCGGGTCCTCCCAGCATGCTCTCTGGCCTGGACGACGGGGCCGTGGAGTACCGCGGGGTCATCCAGATGCCTCCCATCATAGAGCAGCCTGGACGAGGGGGTCGGAGAGGGGGCCAGCCGCCGCTTGCTCCTAAAACACGTCCACCCAGCTCCAGAGAAAGCAGCCGCAGTGAGAGTCGCTTCACCAATCACCGTGACGACCGCAGCGAAGCCGGCGGGCGCCATTACCCGTCGCCGCCAAGGAGCCATGGCATGCCAAGGAGCTACAGCGAAGACTTTCTGGACGGGGAGAGCCGGGGGGCGCGAGGTCGAACGGGTTCACGTGACAACCTCAGCGACCGGGTccctcgatcccgctccagagacGACCTATTCGAGGAGCAGCGTCGCGCCCCGCCTCCCAGCAACTACTCCCGCTCCCGCAGAGGGTCGTTCAGTTCAGATGAGGATGAAaacagcaggagaggagagggcagaggtcacaggagaggaggaggaatgtatTCAGACACCCCGTCCAGCTATTCTGAATACGAGCCGGGACAGAAACCACCAAGGAGGAATGAGTGTTACTCTGTTAAAACTCTGCTTTAG
- the LOC115188689 gene encoding immunoglobulin-like domain-containing receptor 1 isoform X2 codes for MMYSLPSEVQSVQVNVPQTERSTALFASVILKCDYTTSANQQDVQVTWRYKSFCKDPILEYYSQAYQNALQLGQDPANDCPDRQRTVRIIVQKRGTNEAILGTEYRERKISVQNKADLVINEIMWWDNGVYYCSVEATGDTSGGLDGVISLMVYNWLTVLFMVIGALLLILLFCICCCQCCPQRCCCYVRCPCCPQTCCCPEKAVMQHRMMKDAQRAMGPWMGGQPMYSPMSHSSSQMNPLLYAGSQSGKSIAMAPMPLPPPPSGYNMPPSVHAASVYGNQHPGNKQMLDYLESQVRGMDGTSPMMQPQPHHQQLQMIPPPPQYMMQPQHVPFSAGPPSMLSGLDDGAVEYRGVIQMPPIIEQPGRGGRRGGQPPLAPKTRPPSSRESSRSESRFTNHRDDRSEAGGRHYPSPPRSHGMPRSYSEDFLDGESRGARGRTGSRDNLSDRVPRSRSRDDLFEEQRRAPPPSNYSRSRRGSFSSDEDENSRRGEGRGHRRGGGMYSDTPSSYSEYEPGQKPPRRNECYSVKTLL; via the exons atgatgTATTCTCTCCCATCAGAGGTGCAGAGTGTCCAGGTGAATGTTCCTCAGACAGAGAGGAGTACAGCTCTGTTTGCCTCCGTCATCCTGAAGTGTGACTACACCACCTCCGCTAACCAGCAGGATGTCCAGGTCACCTGGCGATACAAGTCCTTCTGCAAGGACCCCATCCTGGAGTATTACTCCCAAG CGTACCAGAATGCTCTGCAGCTGGGTCAGGACCCGGCCAATGACTGCCCAGACCGCCAGCGCACGGTGAGGATCATCGTCCAGAAGAGAGGCACCAACGAGGCCATACTGGGCACAGAGTACCGGGAACGCAAGATCTCCGTCCAGAACA AGGCTGACCTGGTGATCAATGAGATCATGTGGTGGGACAACGGAGTTTACTACTGTTCTGTGGAAGCCACAGGAGACACCAGCGGCGGCTTGGATGGCGTGATCAGCCTCATGGTCTACA ACTGGCTGACGGTGCTGTTCATGGTGATTGGAGCTCTGCTCCTCATCCTGctcttctgtatctgctgctgCCAGTGTTGTCCTCAGAGGTGCTGCTGCTACGTCCGCTGTCCCTGCTGCCCACAGACCTGCTGCTGTCCTGAGAAAG cggtGATGCAGCACAGGATGATGAAGGATGCCCAGAGGGCCATGGGTCCATGGATGGGAGGTCAGCCTATGTACAGCCCCATGAGCCACAGCTCCTCACAGATGAACCCTCTGCTGTATGCAG GCTCCCAATCAGGGAAGAGCATCGCCATGGCCCCcatgcccctcccccctcccccgtcCGGCTACAACATGCCCCCCAGTGTCCATGCTGCCAGCGTCTATGGCAACCAACATCCCGGCAACAAGCAGATGCTGGACTACCTGGAGAGCCAGGTGAGGGGCATGGATGGGACCAGCCCCATGATGCAGCCCCAGCCCCACCACCAGCAGCTCCAGATGATACCCCCTCCCCCTCAGTAC ATGATGCAGCCCCAGCACGTCCCCTTCTCAGCGGGTCCTCCCAGCATGCTCTCTGGCCTGGACGACGGGGCCGTGGAGTACCGCGGGGTCATCCAGATGCCTCCCATCATAGAGCAGCCTGGACGAGGGGGTCGGAGAGGGGGCCAGCCGCCGCTTGCTCCTAAAACACGTCCACCCAGCTCCAGAGAAAGCAGCCGCAGTGAGAGTCGCTTCACCAATCACCGTGACGACCGCAGCGAAGCCGGCGGGCGCCATTACCCGTCGCCGCCAAGGAGCCATGGCATGCCAAGGAGCTACAGCGAAGACTTTCTGGACGGGGAGAGCCGGGGGGCGCGAGGTCGAACGGGTTCACGTGACAACCTCAGCGACCGGGTccctcgatcccgctccagagacGACCTATTCGAGGAGCAGCGTCGCGCCCCGCCTCCCAGCAACTACTCCCGCTCCCGCAGAGGGTCGTTCAGTTCAGATGAGGATGAAaacagcaggagaggagagggcagaggtcacaggagaggaggaggaatgtatTCAGACACCCCGTCCAGCTATTCTGAATACGAGCCGGGACAGAAACCACCAAGGAGGAATGAGTGTTACTCTGTTAAAACTCTGCTTTAG
- the LOC115188689 gene encoding immunoglobulin-like domain-containing receptor 1 isoform X3, producing MDQSSTMRRLILAAFVLSSLPTEVQSVQVNVPQTERSTALFASVILKCDYTTSANQQDVQVTWRYKSFCKDPILEYYSQAYQNALQLGQDPANDCPDRQRTVRIIVQKRGTNEAILGTEYRERKISVQNKADLVINEIMWWDNGVYYCSVEATGDTSGGLDGVISLMVYNWLTVLFMVIGALLLILLFCICCCQCCPQRCCCYVRCPCCPQTCCCPEKAVMQHRMMKDAQRAMGPWMGGQPMYSPMSHSSSQMNPLLYAGSQSGKSIAMAPMPLPPPPSGYNMPPSVHAASVYGNQHPGNKQMLDYLESQVRGMDGTSPMMQPQPHHQQLQMIPPPPQYMMQPQPHHQQLQMIPPPPQYMMQPQHVPFSAGPPSMLSGLDDGAVEYRGVIQMPPIIEQPGRGGRRGGQPPLAPKTRPPSSRESSRSESRFTNHRDDRSEAGGRHYPSPPRSHGMPRSYSEDFLDGESRGARGRTGSRDNLSDRVPRSRSRDDLFEEQRRAPPPSNYSRSRRGSFSSDEDENSRRGEGRGHRRGGGMYSDTPSSYSEYEPGQKPPRRNECYSVKTLL from the exons ATGGATCAATCATCAACGATGAGGAGGTTGATACTGGCCGCGTTCGTCCTCTCTTCCCTACCGACAG AGGTGCAGAGTGTCCAGGTGAATGTTCCTCAGACAGAGAGGAGTACAGCTCTGTTTGCCTCCGTCATCCTGAAGTGTGACTACACCACCTCCGCTAACCAGCAGGATGTCCAGGTCACCTGGCGATACAAGTCCTTCTGCAAGGACCCCATCCTGGAGTATTACTCCCAAG CGTACCAGAATGCTCTGCAGCTGGGTCAGGACCCGGCCAATGACTGCCCAGACCGCCAGCGCACGGTGAGGATCATCGTCCAGAAGAGAGGCACCAACGAGGCCATACTGGGCACAGAGTACCGGGAACGCAAGATCTCCGTCCAGAACA AGGCTGACCTGGTGATCAATGAGATCATGTGGTGGGACAACGGAGTTTACTACTGTTCTGTGGAAGCCACAGGAGACACCAGCGGCGGCTTGGATGGCGTGATCAGCCTCATGGTCTACA ACTGGCTGACGGTGCTGTTCATGGTGATTGGAGCTCTGCTCCTCATCCTGctcttctgtatctgctgctgCCAGTGTTGTCCTCAGAGGTGCTGCTGCTACGTCCGCTGTCCCTGCTGCCCACAGACCTGCTGCTGTCCTGAGAAAG cggtGATGCAGCACAGGATGATGAAGGATGCCCAGAGGGCCATGGGTCCATGGATGGGAGGTCAGCCTATGTACAGCCCCATGAGCCACAGCTCCTCACAGATGAACCCTCTGCTGTATGCAG GCTCCCAATCAGGGAAGAGCATCGCCATGGCCCCcatgcccctcccccctcccccgtcCGGCTACAACATGCCCCCCAGTGTCCATGCTGCCAGCGTCTATGGCAACCAACATCCCGGCAACAAGCAGATGCTGGACTACCTGGAGAGCCAGGTGAGGGGCATGGATGGGACCAGCCCCATGATGCAGCCCCAGCCCCACCACCAGCAGCTCCAGATGATACCCCCTCCCCCTCAGTACATGATGCAGCCCCAGCCCCACCACCAGCAGCTCCAGATGATACCCCCTCCCCCTCAGTACATGATGCAGCCCCAGCACGTCCCCTTCTCAGCGGGTCCTCCCAGCATGCTCTCTGGCCTGGACGACGGGGCCGTGGAGTACCGCGGGGTCATCCAGATGCCTCCCATCATAGAGCAGCCTGGACGAGGGGGTCGGAGAGGGGGCCAGCCGCCGCTTGCTCCTAAAACACGTCCACCCAGCTCCAGAGAAAGCAGCCGCAGTGAGAGTCGCTTCACCAATCACCGTGACGACCGCAGCGAAGCCGGCGGGCGCCATTACCCGTCGCCGCCAAGGAGCCATGGCATGCCAAGGAGCTACAGCGAAGACTTTCTGGACGGGGAGAGCCGGGGGGCGCGAGGTCGAACGGGTTCACGTGACAACCTCAGCGACCGGGTccctcgatcccgctccagagacGACCTATTCGAGGAGCAGCGTCGCGCCCCGCCTCCCAGCAACTACTCCCGCTCCCGCAGAGGGTCGTTCAGTTCAGATGAGGATGAAaacagcaggagaggagagggcagaggtcacaggagaggaggaggaatgtatTCAGACACCCCGTCCAGCTATTCTGAATACGAGCCGGGACAGAAACCACCAAGGAGGAATGAGTGTTACTCTGTTAAAACTCTGCTTTAG